In Oncorhynchus gorbuscha isolate QuinsamMale2020 ecotype Even-year linkage group LG26, OgorEven_v1.0, whole genome shotgun sequence, the DNA window gaaggggaggaagagggggaagccGTTAACGAACCACAGGACCTGTCTCTGGCAGATTATGTAAAGTATGAGAGCACAGGCCCGCAGGACGCCCACACCGACTCCTCGCCGTACGCAGCAGAACCCCGCAGCCAGGCAGCAGGCAAGCTCAACTGTGACATCTGTGGCCTGTCGTGCGTCAGCATCAATGTGCTGCTCGTGCACAAGCGAAGCCACACCGGTGAGCAGAGTAACACGGCCAAACCAACCCTGGCCTTAAATAATGTTTATTTTTCTTTTTATAAACTCGGTAGATCAAGGTGTTTGATTAAAATATTTGTGTTTCAATATGTACAGTGACTCGTGCGTCACACTGAATGGACACATTTGACTTTACATGCACTCTGCATTACTTGCCCTCGCACTGATAAAATGCCATTTCAACATCTGCTATAACACAGCAAGCACACTTCACTCAACCGTCTGCTTTATAACAAACCAAGTGTTAACTCCTATTCAGTCACAGTACTGCAGAGTAATACATACGAGTTCACCTACCACAGTAGCTCAACTATGCGCTACATAACTACTGTATCAGTAAGTCTTGGCGGTGTTGACCCGAGTTTCTCCATGACATGGATCCCTCTGTTTTTCCCTACACCCAGGTGAACGTCCGTTCCACTGCAGCCAGTGTGGCGCCTCCTTCACCCAGAAGGGAAACCTGCTTCGCCACATCAAACTGCACTCCGGGGAGAAGCCCTTCAAGTGCCCGATGTGCAGCTACGCCTGCCGCAGGCGAGACGCCCTCAGCGGACACCTGCGCACACACTCAAGTACCTATCCACCATCTGTGTGCCACCTGCGTTTACATATGTATAGCCACACATGCATCTCATAATAACACAAACTCAGGTATTTTCCATCTGTTCGCACTTACTTACACATGTGCACAAAATATatgcatacacatgcacacacacacacacacacacacacacacacacacacacacacacacacacacacacacacacacacacacacacacacacacacacacacacacacacacacacacacacacacacacacacacacacacacacacacacacacaagtacctATAACCTGTCTGCACACAGTTATTTAGATATGCGTTGATATCACGTTGGGGCTGTCAGAGACGTTCATTTAAAGGAGGTTCTTGAGGCCTCCCCAGTGGCGCATACCCGGGTTCATTTCCCGGGCTGTGCCACAACTGGGCTGTGTCCATGAGTCTCATAGGactgcacacaattggcccagcgtcgtccgggttaggggatggtttgaccggtggggctttacttggctcattgcgctctagcgacttaCTGTGACGGGCCGAGTGCCTGCAGGTTGACCCCGGTCATcaggtgaacagtgtttcctccgacgcattggtgcggctggcttccaagTTAAGCTGGCGGGTGTTCAGGagcgcggtttggcgggtcatgtttcggaggacgcgtgcctcgaccttcgcctcccgagcccgttggggagttgcagcgatgagaccaGATCGAAATTGGTGAGAAAAAGGGAGTAAAATACAacctcaaaaaataaagggaggATCTTGCAGAGATCGCAGTTGCCCCATTATTTAACAACAGCCTCAGTAAGCAACGTGTATGATGGTTTGAAGTGGGAGTTTGTAGTTTTAACTGAAACTCTTTTCTCACAGTAGAGAAGCCCTACAAGTGCAACCACTGCGGTCGCAGTTACAAGCAGCGCAGCTCCCTTGAAGAGCACAGAGAGAGGTGCCATGTGTACATCCAGAACAAAGGCAACgctgagagaggtgagaggccctggaacactcctccctaccctctgttacacacacacacttcagacacacacatacacacttacacaAATGCACTttagacatacacacatacacactttgctcatgcaatcacacacacacacacatacacacatacaacaTTCGCAGGCACTCACACGCAGATGTGTGCACATTCTGTTGTCTACTCCCACATTTgtgcacacacgcatacacacatacacatttgcTGGCTGCAGAGTTCTGTAGCTTCATTCCATTTAGTTCATGGTCGTAAGTTGCCCCACCATTACAGCTAAATAGGTTGTGGCTGTTGTGGTGGGAGACGTTGTGTTGTAAGGACACCAGAGGGGAAGTCAGTCAGAAGAGATGTAGGACAAATGTCTCGGTGTCCTGTTCTGACTGCACCCCCCCCAGAAGTCTGTTTGCCAGCCATGGGGGACAGTCAGGACGATTGCGACACAAAAAATACCAAGTTGTTTTGTGGTCGGTTGAATGTCGTAAGTATGGCAGATAGATAGCGTGTGGTGAGGAAGCACATCCTCGACCTTGCGGTCTTCCTCCTGCAGGCCTCACTAGTCGATGAGGCAAAACACCAGGAAGTGAGGTCACGGGCTTTGTTATCTTGGCTGCGCTCAATGTTTTATTGGTTCCTCTGAGGGCGAGTTTCATTTTAAAGTCGTTTTGTTTATTAGTTCTGTAAAAAGAAAAAGATCATTTCACAACCTCAAATGCTCGAGGCAGTAGACAGTTGCAGCACAGCGGACAGAAAGCACACACTTTGTCTTTGCTGTACCTCTGTACTGCTaagaaacctctctctctctctctctctctctctctctctctctctctctctctctctctctctctctctctctgtgtatctctcagcCGGTGAGGACACCCACGTGTCCAGGACTACTCACATGGGCACGGAGCGCGCTCTGCTACTGGACAGATTGGCGAGCAACGTGGCCAAACGCAAGAGCTCTATGCCACAGAAGTTCACTGGTAAGACCAGTCTGACTCATTCCTCAACTGTCTTGCAGGCTGTCACCTTGGTAGGGTTAACTAGGCATGGGTGAGTGTGTAGGCGGTGAAAACTGCAGATGTTTTTTTTTGCTGTTGATGTAGTCATTCAAACAAAATGAGGAATTGCAATTTTTGATTTGATGATTCCTTTGTGACTGGACTGCTGGTTGCTTATTCTTTTGAGAAATTGCTAATTTGGCAATTCAATAGCAAGTGGATTaattgtatgtctgtgtgtaatgggTCTCTGATTACTGGCTTCATTGCTGCACCTGTCAGGTTTTTACTATAATCTGACCCCTTGCtacttgctgctgctgctgctgttatcgTATTCGTGTTTACTGTCAGTTGCACTTAATTCAAATGAATGTACGTTTtcatgatttttttatttattttttatttaagtgTGTCATATTGTTGTCTGTCTAagctacatgtctgtctgtctgtctttttcgctctctgtctatgtctctctatctatgCAGTTCTCCTGTCCCCCCTTGCTCTGCTTGCCAAGCAGGAATTCTGGGCAGAACGCCAGCCTCATCTGCTGCACCGCGCCATAGGGTGGTAGACCACTGCCCTAATTTCCCTGCCTCATGTATATGTTAGGTGGGTATGGTTAACCACGCATAGGAATAGAATGCCAATAACATGAAGCAATCGTGGGAGATGTGCCTTTTGCACACCGgaacactctcacacacaaacggacaagtactactactactactactgctgagtGTTTGAAAACCGTCCGTTTCAATAAATGATTGATTTGTCATCACGTTGACTTCCTAAACCCTAAAGCGTTGTACCCATTTCCAATACCCAGGTCACACTTTCTTGTCAAGCGTCTCCGCTTATCATGGAGTGTTTCGTTTCAGAATTCGAGGCGCTGCAAAGAAACAGCAAAGCTGTCTGGCCTAAAGAGATCCTCCTGTCACCCATCACCCTGACAAATGAACTGAAATCTTGCAATATAACGACcacaggaggaaaagagaggtggTGGTTGAAAAACAGGCGAGAGCGCGAAACGTGAGCAGGTGCGTCCGTCTCCTCTTGTGGTGGAACAGCAGCTGCAGCCGTGGAGACTGAGAGGCCTCTTCGTCTCCTCCTCGTCTCCGTGGCTtgagtcctaaatggcaccctattccattgtGCATTCATTGTATAGAACAGGGTGACGTTTGGGACACAGATCTCTTGTTCTGTCACGCCCTCTTAGTGTTCGTTCTGTGGTAGGAAGCTCGTTTATCTACAGGGTCAGCGGCTGCCTGCTAGTTCTCCATTGCACGAGCTATCAAGATTTCAATTGTACAAAATGTGCTTTTTATCTTCAAGTGTGACCAAGCTTGCTCCTTTGCTGCTGATGCTCCTAATGGTTAGTGGAGGTGGCTATCTTGTGGCTCCCTCTCCACTGCACGGCTCTGGCTCTTTTCTGAGAGCGAAATGGTTACTGCAGAGCCATTTATATAGAGATATATGTGTGTGGTAGACAGAGATATACAGTTTATGTATTTTTGGCTCTGGGTTAGTGGCCCCACCTGCACAGTGCTGAGTGAGTGAATGCTGAGGTGTCTCTCCCTGTGTGGGTGATCTAGGGGACAACGGCGTGTGTCTGGACCTGAGCTTCAACAGGGAGCTGATCCACCGCTCTGACGTCATGGACCCTCCGCTCACCTCCCCAGGATCCGAGAACCACCACAGCCACCAGCCCCTCTACACAGGCCAGGACCCTGACTCTGCCTCCCCCCACAGGGCCTACCCCATCCCCCTGAGCCGCGCTGACATGAGCCCCCTGGCCCTCACCAATGGTCACAAGCTGGAGCAGCAGCAGAGCACTGGTCTCGCCTACCTGCCCCGGCCCAGCCAGGGCCACCCTAGCATGGACACACTCCACGCCGATCGGGCCCAGCTCTCCCAGCCTCTCATCTACAGCCTGGGCCACCTGCTGGGGCCCAGTCCCCACAACAGCCTCCCACGCCCCCATAGCCAGGCTCACGCGCTCCCCATGCCCCCCATAGAGGCTCTGAGGGTGGTAAGGAGCGAGGGGGAGGTAGGGGTTGGGGTAGGTACAGGAGCGGGGGCGGTGTACCCCTGCGGTCACTGCAGGGTGTGGTTTCTGGACTACGTCATGTTCACCATCCACATGGGCTGCCACGGCTTCCGTGACCCACTGGAGTGCAATGTATGTGGCCACCGCAGCCGGGACCGCTATGAGTTCTCCTCACACATTGTGCGCGGCGAGCACCGCCTGGAGTTGAAGTAGTATAGACACATTTGAacgtgaacacacacatacacccatacaTGTAGTCAGACTCCTAAACGGAATAATGCATACACATCTATACACTTACACACACGAATTGTGTACAAACATTACATACACACAAAAATGATCTCAGGGACTTTCCTTTTTGTTTTTAATTAGCACCAgtattaccacacacacacacacacacacacacacacacacacacacacacacacacacacacacacacacacacacacacacacacacacacacacacacacacacacacacacacacacacaaggaaatGTAGCATTTCAGTAATGTAGCATTTAAAATGTTTTGTAGAGGATAATCATGCTTGACTCAAGTGCCAACATTTATTTATGACAAATAACAGTGTCAAAAGTAAAAGAAATCAGGATTATCTGAAAGATAATCATTTGATCAATAGTTATTTTTCTATCTATGTTTTATGTGGGACTACATTTTATTCTACTTCACTAAGCCGCGGAATAACTTTTCTACAGAAATATGTGTGTTCTTCATCTTATCTTTGGTGACTATTCAACAGAAGTGTCAATATAAAGGGGGTAATCGGCATTACCTTTGCCGTGCCTGCTGCTTTTAGGTTGGGATATACTACAGTGTGTCCAAATATCCTCTGTATgtgcagcagtagcagtaggacATATAGTACTGAGTACATTTTACGTTCACTGTAAAGCTGACTGACAGACTCTGCTGTACATTTTGTTTTCCTTGTAAACTACTGAGGTTCAAAAAGAAAAACTAGTTCATTCAAGCTAATCTGGTCATTGTGTGGGACTTTGTACCTTGTGAAAGAAACAGCAAGAGCCACAGCTTCAAAGAAAGGCAGCACTTCACAGTACACTCCCCTCTTCACAACTCCTCAACGTCAAACTGTTGCTATGAAGACTTGCTGTGAGAGACTGCTCTGTAGACATGTTCTGTGGCTCTGCTGAAGCATGTCTGTCCCATAGAGGGGACATTATTGCACAAATAGACCGTCATCAATAAAGAGCATGTAGGATTGATAGTAGGACTTATAATTGATTTCCGCTTGATTCTTTTTCATTAATACCAAGGTTTAGGCTGTATTTTATGTACAATACAGTGTGATTATAATGGGGAACTGTGCTTGCATATAAAAGTTGGCTAAAGATATGGCTGGTGGGAGCAAAATGTAAAAACacacttgatttgatttgggagAAAGTTCCAATCGCATTATGGGATTTTGAGATCCATTGTCCAACCCGGAGGCTGGGGCGATTCACTGATAGATTTCATTCTGCTTTAGTTTTTACTCGAAGACGCCCTCTGGTGGCTAAAGTAGGCCACTATTGCGGTTCGTCACCCAGTCAACAGTCTTGTTCTCCTGCTACAGTACACGTCTTCAGTTCCACTTAATATGAAACTAGACGTCTGGCACACAGTAAGCAATTCCTAAAGTGCAGAAggtccctgaggagagaactTGCCTACCCCAATCCAGATAAGAAATCCTCAAAACAATCAACTGCTTCTGTCCACCTTCACCTGAGTATCAGTCAGTCACACCAGTAACCTTAGGGTCAACTCACATACCTcataacaacaggtgtaaactaacagtgaaatgct includes these proteins:
- the LOC124015251 gene encoding zinc finger protein Aiolos-like isoform X3, whose amino-acid sequence is MNTEEKQELKSSQDEMMDVSSAVTDERPRAEEVERGEGAGERQGEEEEAPGKTSESGIEYSEPTGNEGMTDGVPVKTENEEYDDNDDQYPKSEEGERDNYLYEEEEEEEKERDEEDEGEGEGEEEGEAVNEPQDLSLADYVKYESTGPQDAHTDSSPYAAEPRSQAAGKLNCDICGLSCVSINVLLVHKRSHTGERPFHCSQCGASFTQKGNLLRHIKLHSGEKPFKCPMCSYACRRRDALSGHLRTHSIEKPYKCNHCGRSYKQRSSLEEHRERCHVYIQNKGNAERAGEDTHVSRTTHMGTERALLLDRLASNVAKRKSSMPQKFTGDNGVCLDLSFNRELIHRSDVMDPPLTSPGSENHHSHQPLYTGQDPDSASPHRAYPIPLSRADMSPLALTNGHKLEQQQSTGLAYLPRPSQGHPSMDTLHADRAQLSQPLIYSLGHLLGPSPHNSLPRPHSQAHALPMPPIEALRVVRSEGEVGVGVGTGAGAVYPCGHCRVWFLDYVMFTIHMGCHGFRDPLECNVCGHRSRDRYEFSSHIVRGEHRLELK
- the LOC124015251 gene encoding zinc finger protein Aiolos-like isoform X4 produces the protein MNYLNGRVSFLLKNEIICWRIVWLHCCRSVELSLSQFSICIILAGNACSVIVIFFFLLHLNELLGLSNGPCTDNLPHIYLVVFMVVFMNIFNILFTYCIAYALLSGLLHEKESLKMNTEEKQELKSSQDEMMDVSSAVTDERPRAEEVERGEGAGERQGEEEEAPGKTSESGIEYSEPTGNEGMTDGVPVKTENEEYDDNDDQYPKSEEGERDNYLYEEEEEEEKERDEEDEGEGEGEEEGEAVNEPQDLSLADYVKYESTGPQDAHTDSSPYAAEPRSQAAGKLNCDICGLSCVSINVLLVHKRSHTGERPFHCSQCGASFTQKGNLLRHIKLHSGEKPFKCPMCSYACRRRDALSGHLRTHSIEKPYKCNHCGRSYKQRSSLEEHRERCHVYIQNKGNAERAGEDTHVSRTTHMGTERALLLDRLASNVAKRKSSMPQKFTEFEALQRNSKAVWPKEILLSPITLTNELKSCNITTTGGKERWWLKNRRERETGQRRVSGPELQQGADPPL
- the LOC124015251 gene encoding zinc finger protein Aiolos-like isoform X6, whose product is MNYLNGRVSFLLKNEIICWRIVWLHCCRSVELSLSQFSICIILAGNACSVIVIFFFLLHLNELLGLSNGPCTDNLPHIYLVVFMVVFMNIFNILFTYCIAYALLSGLLHEKESLKMNTEEKQELKSSQDEMMDVSSAVTDERPRAEEVERGEGAGERQGEEEEAPGKTSESGIEYSEPTGNEGMTDGVPVKTENEEYDDNDDQYPKSEEGERDNYLYEEEEEEEKERDEEDEGEGEGEEEGEAVNEPQDLSLADYVKYESTGPQDAHTDSSPYAAEPRSQAAGKLNCDICGLSCVSINVLLVHKRSHTGERPFHCSQCGASFTQKGNLLRHIKLHSGEKPFKCPMCSYACRRRDALSGHLRTHSIEKPYKCNHCGRSYKQRSSLEEHRERCHVYIQNKGNAERAGEDTHVSRTTHMGTERALLLDRLASNVAKRKSSMPQKFTEFEALQRNSKAVWPKEILLSPITLTNELKSCNITTTGGKERWWLKNRRERET
- the LOC124015251 gene encoding zinc finger protein Aiolos-like isoform X1 → MNYLNGRVSFLLKNEIICWRIVWLHCCRSVELSLSQFSICIILAGNACSVIVIFFFLLHLNELLGLSNGPCTDNLPHIYLVVFMVVFMNIFNILFTYCIAYALLSGLLHEKESLKMNTEEKQELKSSQDEMMDVSSAVTDERPRAEEVERGEGAGERQGEEEEAPGKTSESGIEYSEPTGNEGMTDGVPVKTENEEYDDNDDQYPKSEEGERDNYLYEEEEEEEKERDEEDEGEGEGEEEGEAVNEPQDLSLADYVKYESTGPQDAHTDSSPYAAEPRSQAAGKLNCDICGLSCVSINVLLVHKRSHTGERPFHCSQCGASFTQKGNLLRHIKLHSGEKPFKCPMCSYACRRRDALSGHLRTHSIEKPYKCNHCGRSYKQRSSLEEHRERCHVYIQNKGNAERAGEDTHVSRTTHMGTERALLLDRLASNVAKRKSSMPQKFTGDNGVCLDLSFNRELIHRSDVMDPPLTSPGSENHHSHQPLYTGQDPDSASPHRAYPIPLSRADMSPLALTNGHKLEQQQSTGLAYLPRPSQGHPSMDTLHADRAQLSQPLIYSLGHLLGPSPHNSLPRPHSQAHALPMPPIEALRVVRSEGEVGVGVGTGAGAVYPCGHCRVWFLDYVMFTIHMGCHGFRDPLECNVCGHRSRDRYEFSSHIVRGEHRLELK
- the LOC124015251 gene encoding zinc finger protein Aiolos-like isoform X7, which codes for MNYLNGRVSFLLKNEIICWRIVWLHCCRSVELSLSQFSICIILAGNACSVIVIFFFLLHLNELLGLSNGPCTDNLPHIYLVVFMVVFMNIFNILFTYCIAYALLSGLLHEKESLKMNTEEKQELKSSQDEMMDVSSAVTDERPRAEEVERGEGAGERQGEEEEAPGKTSESGIEYSEPTGNEGMTDGVPVKTENEEYDDNDDQYPKSEEGERDNYLYEEEEEEEKERDEEDEGEGEGEEEGEAVNEPQDLSLADYVKYESTGPQDAHTDSSPYAAEPRSQAAGKLNCDICGLSCVSINVLLVHKRSHTGERPFHCSQCGASFTQKGNLLRHIKLHSGEKPFKCPMCSYACRRRDALSGHLRTHSIEKPYKCNHCGRSYKQRSSLEEHRERCHVYIQNKGNAERAGEDTHVSRTTHMGTERALLLDRLASNVAKRKSSMPQKFTVLLSPLALLAKQEFWAERQPHLLHRAIGW
- the LOC124015251 gene encoding zinc finger protein Aiolos-like isoform X2, whose amino-acid sequence is MNYLNGRVSFLLKNEIICWRIVWLHCCRSVELSLSQFSICIILAGNACSVIVIFFFLLHLNELLGLSNGPCTDNLPHIYLVVFMVVFMNIFNILFTYCIAYALLSGLLHEKESLKMNTEEKQELKSSQDEMMDGVPVKTENEEYDDNDDQYPKSEEGERDNYLYEEEEEEEKERDEEDEGEGEGEEEGEAVNEPQDLSLADYVKYESTGPQDAHTDSSPYAAEPRSQAAGKLNCDICGLSCVSINVLLVHKRSHTGERPFHCSQCGASFTQKGNLLRHIKLHSGEKPFKCPMCSYACRRRDALSGHLRTHSIEKPYKCNHCGRSYKQRSSLEEHRERCHVYIQNKGNAERAGEDTHVSRTTHMGTERALLLDRLASNVAKRKSSMPQKFTGDNGVCLDLSFNRELIHRSDVMDPPLTSPGSENHHSHQPLYTGQDPDSASPHRAYPIPLSRADMSPLALTNGHKLEQQQSTGLAYLPRPSQGHPSMDTLHADRAQLSQPLIYSLGHLLGPSPHNSLPRPHSQAHALPMPPIEALRVVRSEGEVGVGVGTGAGAVYPCGHCRVWFLDYVMFTIHMGCHGFRDPLECNVCGHRSRDRYEFSSHIVRGEHRLELK
- the LOC124015251 gene encoding zinc finger protein Aiolos-like isoform X5 is translated as MNTEEKQELKSSQDEMMDGVPVKTENEEYDDNDDQYPKSEEGERDNYLYEEEEEEEKERDEEDEGEGEGEEEGEAVNEPQDLSLADYVKYESTGPQDAHTDSSPYAAEPRSQAAGKLNCDICGLSCVSINVLLVHKRSHTGERPFHCSQCGASFTQKGNLLRHIKLHSGEKPFKCPMCSYACRRRDALSGHLRTHSIEKPYKCNHCGRSYKQRSSLEEHRERCHVYIQNKGNAERAGEDTHVSRTTHMGTERALLLDRLASNVAKRKSSMPQKFTGDNGVCLDLSFNRELIHRSDVMDPPLTSPGSENHHSHQPLYTGQDPDSASPHRAYPIPLSRADMSPLALTNGHKLEQQQSTGLAYLPRPSQGHPSMDTLHADRAQLSQPLIYSLGHLLGPSPHNSLPRPHSQAHALPMPPIEALRVVRSEGEVGVGVGTGAGAVYPCGHCRVWFLDYVMFTIHMGCHGFRDPLECNVCGHRSRDRYEFSSHIVRGEHRLELK